The candidate division KSB1 bacterium genome window below encodes:
- a CDS encoding isoprenyl transferase yields MNAEDKQDGFHQANWRGSEDSKEDQEVWDEYIKRLKRGPLPEHVAIIMDGNGRWAKLRNRPRVYGHREGINSVREIVRASGELGIRYLTLYTFSTENWRRPKSEVAALMSLLVKTIREEIEELNRNNVRLMTIGHLHDLPYVARAGMEHAMRALSKNTGLTLNLALSYSSRQELTDAMRRIAAEVKAGRLNPSAIDDALIQSFLYTSELPDPDLLIRTSGELRVSNFLLWQLAYTEIYVTEVLWPDFRRREFYEALLSYQRRERRFGRVSEQIISAGHEPHGMPAAPFAAAPVPLDLE; encoded by the coding sequence ATGAATGCGGAAGACAAACAGGATGGTTTTCACCAGGCAAATTGGCGGGGTTCTGAAGACAGCAAGGAAGACCAGGAGGTCTGGGACGAATATATCAAGCGCCTGAAGCGGGGGCCGCTGCCCGAGCATGTTGCCATCATCATGGATGGCAACGGCCGCTGGGCGAAATTGCGCAACCGGCCGCGTGTTTATGGCCATCGCGAAGGTATCAATTCCGTTCGCGAGATCGTGCGCGCCAGTGGTGAGCTGGGCATTCGCTATCTCACGCTCTACACCTTTTCGACAGAGAACTGGCGCCGGCCCAAAAGCGAAGTGGCCGCGCTCATGAGTTTGCTGGTCAAAACCATTCGCGAAGAGATCGAGGAGCTGAATCGCAACAATGTCCGGTTGATGACCATCGGCCATTTGCATGATCTGCCCTATGTCGCGCGCGCCGGCATGGAGCATGCCATGCGCGCGCTCAGCAAGAATACCGGGTTGACCCTCAATCTGGCGCTCAGTTATTCCAGCCGCCAGGAGCTGACGGATGCCATGCGCCGCATTGCCGCCGAAGTCAAGGCCGGCCGCTTGAACCCGTCTGCCATCGATGATGCCTTGATCCAGTCCTTCCTCTACACCTCTGAGCTGCCAGACCCGGATCTGTTGATTCGCACCAGCGGCGAGCTGCGGGTGAGCAATTTCCTGCTGTGGCAACTGGCCTACACCGAAATCTACGTCACCGAGGTGCTGTGGCCGGATTTTCGCCGCCGCGAATTCTACGAAGCCCTGCTTTCCTACCAACGCCGCGAACGCCGCTTTGGCCGGGTCAGCGAAC
- a CDS encoding ROK family protein produces the protein MDILGIDIGGTGIKGAPVNTYTGSLKQERVRLLTPHPATPAKVAKLVHKIAQHFAWRGAIGVGFPGVVQKGRVLTAANLDKRWIGKDAESLFREATGCAVTVINDADAAGLAEMRFGAGRGHQGKVLLLTLGTGIGSALFLNGKLVSNTEFGHLEIRGKIAERRASDRVRQRKKLSWKKWAGRVQEYLDHLSLLLSPDLIILGGGAVKDYKKFSRYLELPAAIKPAESGNLAGIVGAALAAQAAHRNHRPLR, from the coding sequence ATGGACATTCTCGGCATTGATATTGGCGGCACCGGCATCAAAGGCGCACCAGTGAACACTTACACCGGCAGCTTGAAGCAGGAGCGTGTGCGTCTGCTCACCCCACACCCCGCCACACCGGCGAAGGTCGCGAAACTGGTGCACAAAATTGCGCAGCACTTTGCCTGGCGCGGCGCCATCGGAGTCGGCTTCCCGGGGGTGGTGCAAAAGGGCAGGGTGCTCACCGCCGCCAATTTGGACAAGCGCTGGATTGGCAAGGACGCGGAAAGTTTGTTTCGCGAGGCCACGGGCTGTGCCGTCACGGTGATCAATGATGCCGATGCCGCGGGGCTGGCGGAGATGCGCTTCGGAGCCGGCCGCGGCCACCAGGGCAAGGTTTTGTTGCTCACCCTGGGCACCGGCATCGGCAGTGCCCTGTTCTTGAATGGCAAATTGGTGAGTAACACCGAGTTTGGCCATCTTGAGATTCGCGGCAAGATCGCGGAGCGCCGTGCTTCCGACCGGGTGCGGCAGCGCAAGAAGCTGAGCTGGAAGAAATGGGCGGGGCGGGTGCAGGAGTATCTCGATCATCTTTCGCTCCTGCTCTCGCCGGATTTGATCATCCTTGGCGGCGGTGCGGTGAAGGACTACAAGAAATTCAGCCGCTATCTCGAGCTCCCGGCGGCAATCAAGCCGGCGGAGAGCGGCAATCTCGCGGGCATTGTGGGCGCGGCGCTGGCGGCACAGGCCGCCCACCGCAACCACCGGCCGCTGCGCTGA
- a CDS encoding MotA/TolQ/ExbB proton channel family protein has product MISAISLTLLFRQEGVVSLILQSGLFAKLILAALLLLSIITWAITLNKYWQFRGLTTDFLRLLHSLRPTSELGAVYQTAVKEIGGPVGRIFEEGFVTLTGYLDPVKSPRGRKLDLSMDGVLPALEKDINLRLQTASVTEISSLAAGIPFLATSISLSPFLGLLGTVWGVMHTFLSIGQAGGSADLSVVAPGIAEALVTTVAGLLVAIPALLCNNFLAARLSRIEDDFTRLNTELAIYFNHVIHREKLKNEDRLGHQRHFAS; this is encoded by the coding sequence ATGATCTCAGCCATTTCACTGACACTGCTGTTCCGGCAGGAGGGGGTGGTCTCGCTCATTTTGCAGTCCGGACTTTTCGCCAAGTTGATTTTGGCGGCCCTGCTGCTGTTGTCCATCATCACCTGGGCGATCACCCTCAACAAATACTGGCAATTCCGCGGCCTCACCACCGACTTCCTCCGGCTGCTGCACAGCCTGCGGCCCACTTCGGAATTGGGTGCGGTTTATCAAACGGCGGTGAAGGAGATCGGCGGACCGGTCGGCCGCATTTTTGAGGAAGGTTTTGTCACCCTCACCGGCTATCTCGACCCGGTCAAGTCGCCGCGCGGCCGCAAACTCGATCTGTCGATGGACGGGGTGCTGCCGGCACTGGAGAAAGACATCAACCTGCGGCTGCAAACCGCCAGCGTCACGGAAATTTCCAGCCTGGCTGCCGGCATTCCCTTTCTGGCGACCTCCATCAGCCTGAGTCCCTTTCTGGGCCTGCTGGGCACCGTTTGGGGCGTGATGCACACCTTCCTGAGCATCGGCCAGGCTGGCGGAAGCGCGGATTTGTCGGTGGTTGCGCCCGGCATCGCCGAGGCGTTGGTTACCACCGTGGCCGGCCTGCTGGTCGCCATTCCGGCGCTGCTGTGCAACAACTTTCTCGCCGCCCGCCTGAGCCGGATCGAAGATGATTTCACCCGCCTCAACACGGAACTGGCCATCTACTTCAATCATGTCATCCACCGTGAGAAACTCAAAAACGAAGATCGTCTCGGACATCAACGTCACTTCGCTTCTTGA
- a CDS encoding biopolymer transporter ExbD: protein MRNSKTKIVSDINVTSLLDIAFVLLIVFIIAAPFMRAGVKVDLPGTVAPQPQPPRAIVVTVSRTGEAFVDGERTALDGLGASLAAKLKRVPNQPVLIEGDTRAEYGKIVAVMDVVRQTGIQNVGLILEPLAARAK from the coding sequence GTGAGAAACTCAAAAACGAAGATCGTCTCGGACATCAACGTCACTTCGCTTCTTGATATCGCCTTTGTGCTGTTGATCGTCTTTATCATCGCGGCGCCGTTCATGCGCGCGGGTGTCAAGGTTGACCTGCCGGGCACCGTTGCTCCGCAGCCGCAACCGCCGCGTGCCATCGTGGTCACCGTGAGCCGCACCGGCGAAGCGTTCGTGGATGGCGAGCGTACGGCTTTGGACGGCCTCGGCGCCAGCCTGGCCGCCAAGCTCAAGCGCGTGCCCAATCAACCGGTGTTGATCGAAGGCGACACCCGTGCCGAATACGGCAAAATCGTCGCCGTGATGGACGTGGTGCGCCAGACAGGCATTCAAAACGTGGGGCTGATTTTGGAACCGCTGGCCGCCAGAGCAAAATAA
- a CDS encoding TonB family protein: MRISAKKAALLSVTGHALLLLAIFLAGFSQPIPRGYPRVLTATFVERSSAVNMVHPAAAPRAVINPRPEPPVTKEVPGKIAVPQKTPPRKPATKPEATPKPRSPAKAPTISQAPPTSGGSAPAGSGGREGPVTSGIAKVDVPDFAFPHYLVLLQLRIENQWRPPYAGSGQFLATVHFVIAKSGRLISHELEKSSGNFAFDQAALRAVQNASPLPPLPEDSGLEILGVHFDFVANW, translated from the coding sequence ATGCGAATCTCCGCGAAAAAAGCCGCCCTGCTTTCCGTGACCGGGCACGCTCTGTTGCTGCTGGCCATCTTCCTGGCAGGCTTCTCCCAACCGATACCACGTGGCTATCCCCGCGTGCTGACTGCCACTTTTGTGGAACGCAGTTCCGCTGTGAATATGGTGCACCCGGCAGCCGCGCCGCGCGCCGTGATCAATCCCCGCCCGGAACCGCCTGTGACCAAGGAGGTGCCGGGCAAAATTGCGGTTCCCCAAAAAACACCACCGCGAAAACCGGCCACCAAACCGGAGGCGACGCCAAAACCGCGATCCCCCGCGAAAGCCCCAACGATTTCGCAGGCGCCGCCGACCAGCGGTGGCAGCGCCCCGGCCGGCAGTGGCGGCCGGGAAGGACCGGTGACCAGCGGGATTGCCAAAGTTGATGTGCCGGACTTTGCTTTTCCGCACTACCTCGTTCTGCTGCAATTGCGCATCGAAAACCAGTGGCGGCCGCCTTATGCCGGCAGCGGCCAGTTTCTCGCCACCGTCCATTTTGTGATTGCGAAATCGGGCCGCCTGATCTCGCACGAATTGGAAAAATCCTCCGGCAATTTTGCTTTCGATCAGGCCGCTTTGCGTGCCGTGCAAAATGCCAGCCCTCTGCCGCCACTTCCGGAAGATTCGGGCCTGGAAATCCTGGGCGTTCATTTTGATTTTGTCGCGAATTGGTAA
- the tolB gene encoding Tol-Pal system beta propeller repeat protein TolB has protein sequence MLQRFGPPAAMLALLVFLPRPLAAQSEVYLRVETNTFARIPVELKECQPLQHASPKDATRVLDILDNDLWMSSLIASFRSDEAPAGDSPWLEIASRGPAQPFRLEVHSRLSQQNDRINLEADLIDSHSRRTLAQKRYQGCRDNLRLLVHSLADDIVNLLTGEKGIAKSRIAFTAKAGDSKEIFVMDFDGTNVRQLTAFGSLNLTPAWSPEARLLALTSYRQENPDLVLIDGVTGRTVRAFSQTGLQTAPVWSPDGSQIAFASTHEGNSEIYVMNADGKRLRRLTHHPAVDSSPTWSPTGRELAFTSDRLGSPQIFIMDAEGSNVRRLTYVGDYNDSPAWSPKGDKIAFVSRLNGRFNIATIAVTGENFTQLTSDAGSNEDPAWSPDGYRIVFSSTRSGGSDIYSMEWNGQNVRRLTHKGTCTSPVWSNNLRPDLDSACRD, from the coding sequence ATGCTTCAGCGCTTCGGGCCGCCGGCCGCCATGCTTGCCCTGCTGGTGTTCCTGCCCCGCCCGCTCGCCGCGCAGTCGGAAGTCTATTTGCGCGTCGAGACCAATACCTTTGCGCGCATACCCGTGGAGTTGAAGGAGTGCCAGCCGCTGCAGCACGCCAGCCCGAAAGATGCCACCCGCGTGCTCGACATCCTCGACAACGATCTGTGGATGTCGAGCCTGATTGCCTCCTTTCGCAGCGATGAGGCGCCCGCCGGCGACTCCCCCTGGCTGGAGATCGCCAGCCGCGGACCCGCCCAGCCGTTTCGTCTGGAAGTCCACTCGCGCTTGTCGCAGCAAAATGACCGCATCAACCTGGAAGCCGATTTGATCGACAGTCACTCGCGCCGCACCCTGGCGCAGAAACGTTATCAAGGCTGCCGCGACAACCTGCGTTTGCTGGTGCACAGCCTGGCCGATGACATCGTCAATCTGCTCACCGGCGAAAAAGGCATTGCCAAAAGCCGCATCGCCTTCACCGCCAAAGCCGGAGACAGCAAGGAAATTTTCGTGATGGATTTCGACGGCACCAATGTGCGGCAGCTCACCGCCTTCGGCAGCCTCAACCTGACGCCGGCATGGTCCCCGGAGGCACGGCTGCTGGCACTGACCTCCTACCGTCAGGAAAACCCCGATCTCGTGCTTATTGACGGCGTGACCGGCCGGACGGTGCGCGCCTTCTCGCAAACCGGCTTGCAAACAGCGCCGGTATGGTCGCCGGATGGCAGTCAGATCGCCTTCGCCTCGACACACGAGGGCAACTCTGAAATCTATGTGATGAATGCCGACGGCAAACGCCTGCGCCGCCTGACCCATCATCCCGCCGTCGATTCCTCGCCCACCTGGTCGCCCACCGGCCGCGAGCTGGCTTTCACCTCCGACCGGCTCGGCAGCCCGCAAATTTTCATCATGGACGCCGAAGGCAGCAATGTTCGCCGGCTGACCTATGTCGGCGATTATAATGACTCGCCGGCCTGGTCGCCCAAGGGCGACAAGATCGCCTTCGTCTCCCGTTTGAACGGTCGTTTCAACATCGCGACCATCGCGGTCACCGGCGAAAATTTCACACAACTCACGAGCGATGCCGGCAGCAATGAAGACCCGGCCTGGTCGCCGGATGGCTACCGCATCGTCTTCAGTTCCACGCGCAGCGGCGGCAGCGACATCTACAGCATGGAATGGAACGGCCAGAATGTGCGTCGTCTCACTCACAAGGGAACCTGCACCAGCCCGGTGTGGTCAAACAATCTCCGCCCTGATCTCGACAGCGCCTGCCGGGACTGA
- the pal gene encoding peptidoglycan-associated lipoprotein Pal: MLSRLYKFGWLPALSTLLLPLLLMSHLGCSSGRQVVKQSEAAPPEPVREETPPPPPPARQPAVEREDVPAPRPLMLANVHFDYDKYDLTATAREILAAHARALRERPELNVRIAGHCDERGTIEYNLALGEKRANAVRDYLVSLGVERSRLSTISYGKERPLDARSNEEAWAKNRRAEFVILNQ, from the coding sequence ATGTTGTCACGCTTGTACAAGTTTGGTTGGCTGCCGGCACTGTCAACGCTGCTGTTGCCGCTTCTGCTCATGAGTCATCTGGGTTGTAGCAGCGGCAGGCAGGTTGTGAAACAAAGCGAAGCAGCGCCGCCGGAACCTGTGCGGGAGGAGACGCCGCCGCCACCGCCGCCCGCCCGGCAACCCGCAGTGGAGCGCGAGGACGTGCCGGCACCCCGGCCGCTAATGCTGGCCAACGTCCATTTCGATTACGACAAATATGACCTCACGGCCACGGCGCGCGAAATACTCGCGGCGCATGCCCGTGCCCTGCGCGAGCGGCCCGAACTCAACGTGCGCATCGCCGGGCATTGTGACGAACGCGGCACCATCGAGTACAATCTGGCCCTGGGCGAGAAACGCGCCAACGCCGTGCGGGATTATTTGGTGTCGCTGGGTGTCGAACGTTCGCGCTTGAGCACGATCAGCTACGGCAAAGAACGTCCGCTCGATGCCCGCAGCAATGAGGAAGCCTGGGCAAAGAACCGGCGCGCCGAATTCGTGATTCTGAATCAGTAA
- the ybgF gene encoding tol-pal system protein YbgF, translating into MRNLMLSLLAGTALAFNACLTPSQMRRVETDNAALRAQVDSLRLQVQRLRTMTARAEMTGGKADESLLRLRADNELRLNQFAEQLRILSDRVDDLDNRMANLPGKLRLMSEKTSATASSPAAAATTTPAAAMTAEHTDEAQKLYDTAYQDLVRGQIDLAREGFLEFLRKYPHSTLADNAQYWIGESFYTQKNYARAATEFAVVPDKYPGSDKLAAAMLKRAYSLMGLNRTPEARVLLEQVIKKFPRSAEAELARAKLQE; encoded by the coding sequence ATGCGAAACCTCATGCTTTCCCTGCTGGCGGGCACGGCACTGGCCTTCAACGCCTGCCTCACCCCCAGCCAGATGCGGCGTGTGGAAACGGACAATGCCGCTTTGCGCGCCCAGGTCGATTCGCTGCGCCTGCAAGTGCAACGCCTGCGAACCATGACCGCCAGGGCCGAAATGACCGGCGGCAAAGCCGATGAATCGCTCCTGCGCCTGCGCGCCGACAATGAGCTGCGTCTCAATCAATTTGCCGAGCAGCTTCGCATTCTCAGCGACCGCGTTGACGATCTCGACAATCGCATGGCCAACCTCCCGGGCAAGTTGCGCTTGATGAGTGAAAAGACTTCTGCCACTGCCTCCTCGCCGGCGGCCGCCGCCACCACAACTCCCGCCGCCGCGATGACCGCCGAGCATACCGACGAGGCGCAGAAGCTTTACGATACCGCCTATCAAGACCTGGTGCGCGGCCAGATCGATTTGGCGCGCGAAGGCTTTCTGGAATTCCTGCGCAAATATCCGCACAGCACGCTGGCGGACAATGCGCAGTATTGGATCGGCGAGAGTTTCTACACCCAGAAAAATTACGCCCGCGCCGCCACCGAGTTTGCCGTCGTCCCCGACAAATATCCCGGCAGTGACAAACTCGCCGCCGCCATGCTGAAACGTGCTTATTCGCTGATGGGACTCAATCGCACCCCCGAAGCCAGAGTTTTGCTCGAACAAGTCATCAAAAAATTCCCGCGCTCCGCGGAAGCGGAATTGGCGCGTGCCAAACTGCAGGAGTGA
- a CDS encoding (2Fe-2S) ferredoxin domain-containing protein: protein MMPRFERHIFICTNERPPGHPKGSCAAKGSLALADKFKEELHKRGLKGRMRANKAGCLDLCESGPTVVVYPEGVWYQKVTLQDVDEIIDSHLLGGKVVERLLLPETAKENPATKPVAEQ, encoded by the coding sequence ATCATGCCCAGATTCGAACGGCACATTTTCATTTGCACCAACGAACGACCGCCGGGCCATCCCAAAGGCTCCTGTGCCGCCAAAGGGTCGCTGGCACTGGCGGACAAATTCAAAGAAGAGTTGCACAAACGCGGCTTGAAGGGCCGCATGCGCGCCAACAAGGCCGGCTGTCTGGACTTGTGTGAATCCGGTCCGACGGTGGTGGTCTATCCCGAGGGCGTTTGGTATCAAAAAGTCACACTCCAGGACGTCGACGAAATCATTGATTCGCACTTGCTCGGCGGCAAAGTTGTCGAGCGCTTGCTCCTGCCGGAAACCGCAAAAGAAAATCCGGCAACCAAGCCGGTTGCGGAGCAATGA
- a CDS encoding SDR family oxidoreductase — MNFENRLVLITGGTGALGTSVSMAFLRAGGCVAVSYRRPEEFEKLKAAAGASAGRLHGFPANLVEETSVSAMVQQVAMLGPVQVLVNLVGGYFGGVGIHEMTLDQWHKIIDLNLKSVFLCCKHVLPLLQRQRTGRIINVSSQGGQHGSAGLSAYGAAKAGLINLTQTLSAEGRPYRITANVVVPGIIDTPANRQAMPNADFSRWVAPETVAHAILFLASEEAHAITGATLPVVS, encoded by the coding sequence ATGAATTTCGAAAACCGGCTTGTGTTGATTACCGGCGGCACTGGCGCCCTGGGCACGTCAGTGAGCATGGCTTTTTTGCGGGCGGGCGGCTGTGTTGCCGTCAGCTATCGCCGGCCGGAGGAATTTGAAAAGCTGAAGGCGGCGGCGGGAGCATCCGCCGGCCGATTGCACGGCTTTCCGGCCAATCTGGTCGAGGAAACCAGTGTGTCGGCGATGGTGCAGCAAGTCGCAATGCTCGGTCCGGTGCAGGTGTTGGTGAATTTGGTGGGAGGATATTTCGGCGGGGTTGGCATTCATGAGATGACCCTGGACCAATGGCACAAGATCATCGATTTGAATTTGAAATCCGTGTTTCTGTGTTGCAAGCATGTTTTGCCGTTGCTGCAGCGGCAGCGCACCGGTCGCATCATCAATGTCAGCTCGCAAGGCGGCCAGCATGGCAGCGCCGGTCTTTCGGCATATGGCGCGGCCAAGGCGGGCCTCATCAATCTCACGCAAACATTGTCGGCGGAGGGAAGACCGTATCGCATTACCGCCAATGTGGTTGTGCCCGGCATCATCGATACACCTGCCAATCGCCAGGCCATGCCCAACGCGGATTTCAGCCGCTGGGTGGCGCCGGAGACCGTGGCGCACGCGATTCTGTTTTTGGCCTCCGAGGAGGCGCACGCGATCACCGGCGCTACGCTTCCGGTTGTGAGCTAA
- a CDS encoding citrate synthase (catalyzes the formation of citrate from acetyl-CoA and oxaloacetate): MAEKVMELTDAAGNKVEYRPGLEGVIAAPSKICSIDGQKGVLLYRGIPIAELAEHSTFEETAFFLLSGHLPKRDELADFENALKAQRQLPPEVLALLLSFPRTADPMDLLRTAVSALGLFDDAPADNSLAKNRQRAINLIAAFPAIVGAIQRHRKGEKPVPPRTDLNHAAHCLHQINGVVPDEYSARVLDVALILHADHGFNASTFTARVCISSLTDMYAALTAAVGSLKGPLHGGANAGVMQNLLAIGSLDRVEAWVMNKLQRKEKVMGFGHRVYKTYDPRARLLNQYSEKLAQITGNMKWYEMSRKMEEVMAREVSSRGIYPNVDFYSASVYYYLGLEPELFTPIFAVSRVAGWTAHVLEQLSDNRLYRPDAVYQGPREMPYVPIDQR; encoded by the coding sequence ATGGCAGAAAAAGTAATGGAGTTGACCGACGCCGCAGGCAACAAAGTGGAGTACCGGCCGGGCTTGGAGGGTGTGATCGCCGCGCCCAGCAAAATTTGCTCGATCGATGGCCAAAAAGGGGTGCTGCTCTACCGCGGCATTCCCATCGCCGAGCTGGCCGAACACTCCACCTTCGAAGAAACCGCCTTTTTCCTGCTTTCCGGCCACCTGCCCAAGCGCGACGAGCTGGCTGATTTTGAAAATGCCCTCAAGGCGCAGCGCCAACTGCCGCCGGAAGTGCTCGCGCTGTTGCTCTCCTTTCCGCGGACGGCGGATCCCATGGACCTGCTGCGCACCGCCGTCTCCGCGCTCGGCTTGTTCGATGATGCACCCGCTGACAATTCCCTCGCAAAAAATCGCCAGCGCGCGATCAACTTGATCGCTGCCTTTCCCGCCATCGTGGGCGCGATCCAGCGCCACCGCAAGGGCGAAAAACCCGTGCCACCGCGCACCGATTTGAACCATGCCGCCCACTGTCTGCATCAGATCAACGGCGTGGTGCCCGACGAATACTCCGCCCGTGTGCTCGATGTCGCCTTGATTCTGCACGCCGATCACGGCTTCAACGCTTCCACGTTCACCGCGCGGGTTTGCATTTCCTCCCTGACGGACATGTACGCCGCACTCACCGCGGCCGTGGGCAGCTTGAAAGGCCCGCTGCACGGCGGTGCCAATGCCGGCGTGATGCAAAACCTGCTGGCGATCGGCAGTTTGGACAGGGTGGAGGCGTGGGTGATGAACAAGCTGCAGAGGAAGGAAAAAGTGATGGGGTTTGGCCACCGCGTCTACAAAACCTATGATCCGCGTGCCCGCCTGCTCAACCAATACTCGGAAAAGCTCGCGCAAATCACCGGCAATATGAAGTGGTATGAAATGTCCAGAAAGATGGAGGAGGTGATGGCGCGCGAAGTGAGCAGCCGCGGCATTTATCCCAACGTTGATTTCTATTCCGCCTCGGTCTATTACTATCTCGGCCTCGAACCCGAGCTCTTCACTCCGATTTTTGCCGTGAGCCGCGTGGCCGGCTGGACCGCGCATGTGCTCGAACAATTGAGCGACAATCGCCTCTACCGGCCGGATGCCGTCTATCAAGGCCCGCGGGAAATGCCGTACGTGCCCATCGATCAGCGCTGA
- a CDS encoding CDP-alcohol phosphatidyltransferase, translated as MPVTALMIRQASKNDTRKRRNWLRRQERHAITWLCRRTPQFVTSNILTGLGLVGAIVIFLSLTAAGQNRWWLMGAIPGLALHWLGDSLDGRLAYFRNRPRKWFGFALDLMMDWISLCVVAAGLALYFNSLRFVPIVFMVAYGGRMLIAVVHYTITKVYRIDSGKIGPTEVRLLLACAALAEIFLPGSLLLLTSLATLALLVVDGLELAHLLSAADQRDRAERPRDWGKTAAPVARP; from the coding sequence ATGCCGGTAACAGCTTTGATGATTCGTCAGGCAAGCAAGAACGACACGCGCAAGCGCCGCAACTGGTTGCGGCGGCAGGAGCGCCATGCAATCACGTGGCTGTGCCGTCGCACGCCGCAATTTGTGACTTCGAATATCTTAACCGGCCTCGGCCTGGTTGGCGCCATTGTGATCTTTTTGAGCTTGACTGCCGCGGGGCAGAATCGCTGGTGGCTGATGGGCGCGATTCCCGGCCTGGCCCTTCACTGGCTGGGTGACTCCCTCGATGGCCGGCTGGCCTATTTTCGCAATCGCCCGCGCAAGTGGTTTGGCTTTGCGCTCGACTTGATGATGGATTGGATTTCGCTGTGCGTGGTGGCGGCCGGGCTGGCGCTGTATTTCAACTCGCTGCGTTTCGTTCCCATCGTTTTCATGGTGGCCTATGGCGGCCGCATGTTGATTGCTGTGGTGCACTATACGATCACAAAGGTCTACCGCATCGACAGCGGCAAGATCGGTCCGACGGAAGTGCGGTTGCTGCTCGCCTGTGCCGCGCTGGCGGAGATATTCTTGCCGGGCAGCCTGCTGCTGCTGACCAGCCTGGCAACACTGGCCCTGCTGGTTGTGGATGGGCTCGAGTTGGCGCACTTGCTCAGCGCGGCTGACCAACGCGACCGTGCTGAACGGCCTCGCGATTGGGGCAAGACTGCGGCGCCGGTTGCACGCCCTTAG